The DNA window agtttttttcctttcatcccCCTACAATCCTGAAGACCAGTGTAAGGTGTTGAAGTTTTACTACAGTGACAGCATTCAGATTTTTCAAGAATAATGTTATTAATGTGTCAGTACTTATGTCAGTGAATGAAATGTATATTTTCAttctgaggaggaaactgaagtacaagAAAATAATGGTTTGCTAAGATAATGAAGCTTATAGAGCATCTGATCTCTCTTACCTCATTACATGCTTCCAGTGAGTTTAGTTAATCAGTGGAAATTGATTAAAGACCTGTTATGTACTAGGCACTTTGCTAATtattagagataaaaagaaacagtcccccctaccttcaaggaatcCATGTTCTAATGGAGGAGGATATTACAGTAGTCCAAGCAAGAGAGGATGAGGGCTTGATTTGGGGGAAGTGGCCATGTTCATAGAGATAGATATGACAAAATTTGgtgactgattggatatgtggggtgagagagagtaaAGAGTCAAAAATAATGCTCAGGTagtaagcctgggtgactggaaggaatAAAGTGTTCATAATAGAGGTGGGTTTTGTAGAAAAGGTTATATATTGTATAAGTTGAATTTGAGATGGGTATGAAATATTGAGCTTGCAATTTCCagaaggcagttggagattcaaATGACACAGACTAGatgaatatatagatttgggagtgaTCTTTGTGGGAGCCAAAGAAGTGTCCAGGTGGAAGAATGTAGAgtagtagtgtcaaactcaaatagaagtaggactactaaactgtacataaggactccatattgattttttttaagtgaggtaattggggttaagtgacttgcccagggtcacacagctagtaagtgttaagtgtctgagtccagatttgagctcaggtcctcctgactccagggccagtgctctatccactgcgccacctagctgccctgaatttttttgtggggggggggggggcagtgggggttaagtgacttgcccagggtcacacagctagtcagtgtcaagtgtctgagaccggatttgaactcaggtcctcctgactccagggccggtgctctatccttgaactcaggtcctcctgactccagggccggtgctctatccactgcaccacctagctgccccatgttcttTCCCTCTTAAAACTACTGTGTATTTACTTATATCTATACCTGTATCCCTCAAAGAATGTAAAATTCAGTgcaggactgttttgtttttgtctttgtgtccccattagAAAACAGGGTGCCCAAcacattaagtacttaataagttgTTGAATTTATTAAGTCATTAATAAGGACCCACATCACCAAATGGCTACTGGGCATTTCAAATTAGATATCCCCTTAGGCATCCTAAACTCATTGTACAGTGCAGAGTAAGGTTAGTAGGGAAAGAAAGATATCTTGTGGCCAATAAATGAAATTTCAAAATTCTGCATCTTAAAGTGGGATAGTACTGTGAGCTGGTAAGGGCTAAGATATGTCTATGTTAGTTTGTGGCTGAAGTGGGGTGGAGAAAGAAGTTGGAATTGAGGTTGAGGAATTAAGAAATCAAGTTGATATGGTATTATCAACTTGAAATTGAAGTCCCACAGAATAATAGCAGGGGATAGGATGGAGAAAATTGTTTATGAGCCAGGTACCAAatttactgaaggaaaaaaaaaaagatgggaaaatgtCTGGGAAGGCAGTAAATGATAACAGTGATAGTGGGGAGAGAGGTGGTACAAACAGCCCTTTTAAGAGTAAAGgtgagggtggggcagctagatggcgaagtggatagagcacaggccctggagtctggaggacctgagttcaaatctggactcagacacttaacacttactggctgtgtgaccctgggcaagtcacttaaccccaattgcctcaccaaaaaaaaaaaaagactctgtcCACCCCCTTGGctttcagtggataaagcactggccctggtttcaggagggcctgagttcaaatgcagcctcagacacttgatacttactagctgtatgaccctgggcaagtcacttaaccctcattgccctgcaaaaacaaaacaaaaagagtaaagttgagggggcagctaggtggcgcattggataaagcactggccctggagtcaggaagacctgagttcaaattcggcccagacacttgacactagctatgtgaccctgggcaagtcacttaaccccaattgccctgccaaaaaaatagtaaaggtggaggggcagctaggtagataaagtaccagccctggattcaggaagacatgagttcaaatctggcctcagtcacttgacacttattagctgtgtgaccctgggcaggtcacttaaccctcattgccccaccaaaaaaaaaaaaagagtaaaggtgGAATGTTGATAGGTGGTCAGGAAGCAAGGAGTATCGCCCAACCCATTCTAGCTTGGTGAGTGGGGGCAGGGAGTGGAAGGAGGTCTTCACAGGCGGAGAGGTTTGCAAGGGATAGGGTTTCTTTGGTGTAGCCAAGTTTCTGTAAAAGTAAAAGTGGTAGAAAAATGTGTGAAAAAATAGATAGGGGTGGAAGAGGACTTGTGGATGATGGTGCCGAGGCTGGTTTGAAAAGGAATTTTCCTTGTGGTGGAATATTGCTAGGTGATTAGTGCTTTGACTTGGAGTGAGAAGTGTTGATTCAAAAGGGTGTGAGCACCTTGAGGAGCCAGAACAATAGGAGAGATTgctatcatgagttctctggctACAGGGTTGGAGAAAACCTTGGTGAATGTATACCTCTGGGAGATGTCTCCTTAAGTTTGCCTGCTTCTGACTGAAGGGGGACCAGGTGAGGCTGATGTATAGAACCCTATCTGTTTGACTTTTTGTGCTTATTGTTAAAGTTTCTAAAACTGGTCAGTAGAAGAGAAGACAGTGGACAGCTCTACTTTTAAGATGtttttctctcattccttttaACTAGGTAGGTCCTCAGCAAATCTAAGCGATCTGAGCAAATTTAAACTTCAGGTGAATGGAATCCTATCTTTTACTGATCTGTAAACTGTAAAGTGAAGCTCTTTTCTCTAAGACTGTAGGTGGTTGATTTTTCTTTCCCACACTTTTGTGTTCTTAGAtaaaggggcagctggatggcgcagtggatagagcgccggccctggtgTAGCCAAGTTTCTGTAAAACTGGGGTCGGCagtacctgggttcgaatccggcctcagacacttaacacttactggctgtgtggccctgggcaagtcacttggccccggttgcctcactaaaaaaaaaaaaaaaatttgttgaccctaaaattattttaccttAAAGGGTTATAGAGTTATTAAAACATGTTGACCTTTTCAAGCAGAGAATCTTTAGATTGTGTCCATCCAGGGAGTAGAATGATGATTTATTTGCCTCCCTAAACTGATTGTTGgtttaaagaatttaaaacattgaaaaactttaaaaaatatttaaaatgtttgtaaggtatttgaaaatatttaaaatatagtatttGGTACTCTGGTTATTGTTGATGCATAAGATGTCTAAATCATTGAAACTTTTATTTCCAGATCAACTGACTTTATTTCCTCAGTGGAAATCAAGACATTATGATGTGGTAGTTGGTGTGCTGTCAGCTCGAAATAATCATGAACTACGAAGTGTGATCAGGAATACCTGGTTGAAGCACTTGAAACAGCATCCGGATTTAAGTCAGCGGTAAGTTGTTTCATATTTTAGTGTGTTGCTAGATAGATAGAAACAGAGTAGGAAACAATTATCCTGAGTGagcatttattttgaaaattagacTATTGTTAATATTGGAGGAATTATTATGTCTAGCTGCAGTTATGCCcaagaaataaatttaatgaaattactTTTAATCACAATATGAGGGGAGAAGaatattttgtcaaatgtttttattttaaataccagtgttttaatttaaaaatagcaaaTTTTAGGGctcagcttggtggcacagtggatgattcactagccctggattcaggaggacctgaattcaaatctggcctcagacacttaacacttacaagctgtgtgatcctgggcaagtcacttaacactcattgccctgcaaaagaaaaagaaaagaaaagcaaattttaCATACTACAGCTTTAGAATGAGAGACATTTCACATTGTGTATGTAGCTGTACCATGAACTTTTTCCCCACCAACTCcacaaaatcaattattttttaaaataaaggtacaCATAAAGTGAAGTTTTGTGGAAAATTTTAAGTACTATGTGAGGCAGTATTTGTGATGTGTACTCTACTTATATTCTTACATTTCTTGCATTGAGTTTTGGTAAAATACCTTATCTGTTGACTTTTAGATAGAACACATACAAGCTAACAAAAACTCAGTGCCCCTTTCTCTCTTGTCAACTGACTAGCCAGTCTCAAGATGATAGTGGTGATCGTTgaaaggatatatatatgtgtgtatgtatgtatgtatatatataaggaGATGTTTATAAGCAGTGGGAACATGCTTATTTGATGTGCCTTTCTGGCAGACATCAAACCAGAGCTCTTTGGGGCTGAGTAAATTAAGAGCCAAATTGCTCAGTGAATTTTATGGTCACGAGCAGTGACCATAAAAGAAGGTTTTTACAAAAGATTCTTTCATGTCTTGATCCCAAAGTAATAGTAGGACTGTTTtgtctcttttggggggggggacgacgagggttaagtggcttgcccagggtcacacagctagtaagtgtcaagtgtctgaggctggatttgaactcgggtcctcctgaatccagagccagtgctttatccactgtgccacctagctgccccctatagtagTACTGTTAACCTTCAAATAATGTATGAATGGATTTGAAAAGTATCATTTAATTATCAGAAAATAGTTTTTCAATTGAAATGCATTTAATCTTTTACCAGTTTGTCTCATCTTGCTTTGACTTTAATAATCTTAGCCTGTTTTTGAAACTGATTGGACATCCTCATTAACCCTAGGTAAAAATTTCTTCCTGCAATTACATCTGTTACTTTTATAGTTGTGTTTGAAAAAGTGCATATAACATGGCCTAAAGCCACCTAGGGCTAATGTTTACAACaggaacttaaaaaaatcattaattatttctatttatacttGCATCCCCTAAACTGATTATTAAAGAAAGAGATTCTGCCTTGATTGGCCATCAGCaaaatatatagatgtagatgtggatatagatatattatacatatatttttacaaaGTATTTCTGAATTTCAGAAGTCTTATATTTCATATTAGAAAATCATGCTTACATAACACTTTGATGTACAACTCTTTAAAATTACACTGTAGCCTcaataatagaaatataaacattcaTAAACCATGACTTAACTAGCTGTCCTGTATTGGTGTGAGCTTTTAGTGGTGGCCAAGGGCAGGATCTATGTCTTTCAGTATAGAATAAGGTTAGAAATGAGCTTCTATTTTATTTGGCATCTCTTGtttgcttcttttccttcatcaTGAGATAAGGTAAATCcagaaagttaattttttttgttttgttttgtttttttgtttttttagtgaggcaattgggattaagtgacttgcccagggtcacacagctagtaagtgtttgaggccggatttgaactcaggtactcctgactccaaggccagtgctctatccactgcgctatctagctgcccccagaaagttaATTTTAATGAGTAGTTATGACTAAAAAAGGACAAATTTTGAAGTGGGCATTGGGAGGAAGCTGCATGTTCATGATGAAATATGAATTGCTGTTAATGCCAACAAATCTCTCAGTGTGCTTGTGAAGTTCATAATAGGTGCTCATGGCTGTAATGTGCCTGTGGAAGATCGAGAAGACCCTTATTCCTGCAAACTGCTGAATATCACTAATCCCAGTGAGTTCTACATCTATGTTAGTGTTCAtagttttcataattttgttactCTATTctaaacttttctctctttttggccTTAGGGTGACTGTCAATCACAATACCAAAATTATTAATTGAGAGTTGCCGAGTTTAGCAGTATGAAGTCATTCTTGACAATTAAACTTTCCACCCCTGCTTCCTAGCAAACCCCCTAAATATATTGGGATACAGATGGGAGCCTCTTGGCATGTGTGGAATTTCAGAAggacatgttttttcttttttttttatattatcagATAGATGATTGAAATTTGGTGTATCAAGTATTTGCAGATATTCCTTATATGTATAAcagaagagaaagataaatgcTATATTATTGAGTTTTGAACCCCTTGCAAAGCCATTTTTACGTCATTGTTAATTTAAATGACAttctttagaaatatttcatattaaatAATCAGTTTTggtgagagagaatgtgtgtgtgtgtgtgtgtgtgtgagactttCTCAAGAATCCTTGAGCTTAAACTGCTGTAGCAcagacaaataaaattaaaatcacaaATGGAAATCTACAGCATGGTGTATTAAAGAGCTTAAACGGGCTTTTAAAACATTCTCTTTAATCTTCAATAAACCTCCATTCTCAGAATGAAAAGTTTTGAGCAGTCCTTggctggggttggggaggagggagttaCTTCATCTTCGTGGTATTTTGAAATACCATTTAGGGAAATTTCAAATCCTCTTTCTAAAGATACacgtttattttatttcttgtaaAGCTTCCATGAATGATGATCAGCTCTAGTTTGGGGCAGAGGTGTCAGGTGCATagcctgaaccaaattaaaatgtaagtgggcaacatttaacaaaataaataaaaatactatgtaACATAGATAacatgtgtttttctaagtcagtatgcagcCTGCAGGggacatttctatttgagtttgccaTCACCAGGTTAGGGGAGAAATTGACTTTGTTTTTCTACACTTTACATATGCTCCATTCAGTCTCTAATAGACAACAGACCTTTGTCAAACAATTCAGATGTATCTGAATTTCCTAAAAATCCATATTTTTGAAGCTTTGTATTTGTTCTTGCTatttggagggaagaggaggaaaccTGACAAATAATTGGCTTATTTTTACAAGCAATTACTTGCTTTAGTTTTAGTAGCCCAGCCCACAATAAAAATTGGTACAGGTAAAAGGTTTTATTTGGTTTGTATATAAAGCatctgtttccagtttttttctgatttgtaGTGTGTGTCTCAGTTTGTcatcgtttcctcatctgtaaaatggagataattatacttttgctacctacctcatagggttattttgaggaaagtGTTTCATAAACAGTATTTAAACATGAGTTGTTATTACTTCCCTAGTTTTAAATCAGGAAATCGAGGCATTCAGTCTTCCTGAAGGAACTGCATCAGGGTTCTCTGAGGATCAGATTGTCAGTGTGAGCTTTCGAGTTCTCTACCCGATTGTCATTACTAGTCTTGGAGTCTTCTATGATGCTGGTGATGTGGGTTTCCAGAGGAATATTACTGTCAAGGTGTATCAAGCAGAACAGGAGGTATTCTCTTGCTTCTCTGACCCCTTAACTGTTGTTTCTCATCttgttagtttttaaaatgttttccctaGAAAATGCCtacaaaattgaactcaggtactcctgaatctagagccagtgcctTTTCCTGCTGCAACACCTAgatgcccttctttttcttatttaatgtAATGGAACTTTTTTGTAATTCTTGTATTGACAGAAATACTAATATGTGACGAACTCTATTCTATTTTGGACTATTATATCAGGTTACTATATACTATTAATTATATTTGAGAGAACACAATTTAACCAAAGGTGTATTTGAATGAAAGTAGTAAAGAATTTGGTATAATTGTATTGCACTCATGTGTGTTATTGAGTATGTGAAATTGTCCCTGGTTTTCAAAAAGAATGCCACAATAAGGAAAATAGTGCAAGACcaactttttaaaactattttactcTGCTTCCATGGCCAGTGGCTgccattataatttttaatttcaatCAGTTTTAGTATATTTTCATTACTGCTTATATTTATTGTCATAAATAAgtaattgtcttttttaaaaaattctccccTTTAGCAAAGAGTGTGAGGTATTTATAGATATAATCCATATATGTTTCAGTTAcctggtgtgtaatttaagattctaaatgtggattctaatctgttcccccagttttggaggaaactgactaaaatcactgataaaacgagtttaggatttttaagggtttattgaaaaatagaaagaaaaagattgagaacagaattccaacagcctggcattcctatctttcctcaaatttcctttgaagtcctctgccgccaccaccaccaccaagttaGGAATCCAAAAGAGCAAGAGCTCTccacaggctctctttcctccttcctgtctcctcccagaaaataggaggctcctcaagttgattggctggtagccttgatagacagcacccatgagcaaaacgtcatttcctggcgccaaggaaaagccacatggccttgccctctgaggcattttcctcatggcggagctttcccacagcaagtctccagtaggtggcatcattccaatcattacactgggaAAATTTCTACTAATTTAGAGTGTTGAATATTGTTGCACAGTGTACTTCATTTGGAGgattggatttgttttgcttggccccacaGAGCAGAGATTTAGGCCTCTTTCTAACCAGCAGAGCCATCCTAAAGTGTAATAAGCTTTCCTCACTTGGAGTTTTCAAGCAAAGTATAgctccctccatccatccttgGTAATTCATCAGGTGTGTtatagaaaggattcttgttTAGCTCGGAATTGAACTACTTGGTCTCTGACCTGTTCTTTCCTAGTCTTATTTCCTCCTGTAAGCCTGTAATACAGATTTCCTTTCAAAAATATGGAATACTCATTTGCAAGTAGTGAGAGAAATAGTGGAATTAGGAAGAGTTCCACTGGTGTGGGTGCTGTATTGAGAGAGCTCCTCCATTGACATGGGTGTATTTGACCACAATCTAGTATTATTACTAGGAGAAGAGCCTCATCAAGTTAATAGCCAATTAGCATATGATTCCATCTGTTATGCATCAGTTAGTCTTCTATCTGGGAAATCCTCTAAGTGATCTGAGAGTTGTAGTCCTTAGTACTTCATCTATAATTAGGACCTGCTGTAACTTGCCAACATCAGATACGTAATTGTCTTGGTATTAGATGAAGATGTGTCTGCCGCTCATTATACTGAATGAGCCCAATTCATAAGTATAGTGCTTTGGCCATATTATTGATTTGACCTTTAGCTGTTCACTGTACATGTTATATAACTGGTGACAGGTTAACAGTCTCTGTTCTAAAGGAACTTCTAGCTTAAGTCAGTACTGGCACAAAAGCTCCACAACAAAACTATATTCATATCCACCACCTCCTCCCACCAAAGTCATAGGACCTTTTTTTGCATGTAAGTCAATGATGTTCACACCTACTTCATTGAAGAAGCAAAAACATGTAGCATTTGTAAAAGCTaatatttaaccaaaaaaaatcctaacaaaaAATTGCAAttttggaaaccttgtgtccttgTTTAATGAGATGCTGTGCCTCAAGTCAATGTGTATGTAATATTaagcatgtaaataaatatactaTTTTGGGTAAAAAAGAATGGGTGAGTGTTCAAAGGAAATAAGCTGTTTAATGAAAATCAGCCATCTTTATATCCCCTTGGCTTGGTTTTTGCCTCACCTTCTCTTGATGTAGGATATCACTCCCCTAATTCTGCTTTTGTTTGACAATACCTCACATACTCAGCTGCTTGGGCACAGTTTTACATTCTAAATTAGAATGAATTACCATTTTAGTTTGAAAACTAAGTGATATATCATTGGCATAATGAAGGGATATTATAGGGAGATTCAGTGTCCTAATCTGATAATAGATGGAAGAGTAGAAGTGAGGGGTCTGGGGTTGGTAGAAACTAATGCTAATTCAACCAAATAGAATATCATTATTCCTAATGATGGGGGCCCAGGGGCGGGCAGACTCTTTGTATTATTATGTATAATGATGAAGAATGACTTTGTCCCCTGACTTTTAATGATCCCGTTATCAACTTTTTTTCTCTGCCCATAGGAAGCTCTCCTTAGTGCTCGTTTCAGTCCCCCCAGCTGTGGAGTACAAGTCAACAGACTGTGGTACAAGCCAGTGGAACAGTTCATTTTGCCAGAGGTATGAGGTGGAAAGAGAAGGCTGAAGCACTTGTAGTGCATTTGGGCAAGGAGGGTGATGACCCCTGCTGTGTATTGATCTAACTTGGGCTTACAAACTGCTGTACCAGCATCAATGTTTGAGCTGGGAAAGAGTTCTTAGCCATGTCCTTACCAGTCTTCTTTATCAGGAGCAGTAGGAATGAAACtcaattgcaggggcagctacgtggtgcagtgataaagtatcagccctggagtcaggaggacctgagttcaaatgtgacttcagacacttgatgtttactaatcatgaccctgggcaagtaacttaaccccattgcctcacccaaaaaacccccaaaaaactcaGTTACAAATTTTTGATAGTCCCATCAATGTTAGTGAAGTTATTAGAAGATTTTGAGTCCTTGCATTATGAGCACTGTAAATAAAGATTTGCAGGCTGAAGTTGGGCTAGTTTTTATGTGTCTAGAGTTAGTCTTATCcaggaaagaaataatgaggcaACTGTGACTATATATAGTAAGCTCTTGCTGCTTGTACATAGGGATTTCATTCTGTTCagtggagaagaggagagcaGAGGCAGTGTTCTGGTTCAGTCAAGGTCCTCTCATAATGGGTTGTAAACACTTGACAGTATGTGGTTCTGCTTGACAAATAGGTACCTTTACCCAAGACAGGACTCTTTCATACCAACCTAGATACCTCCTAAAATGCTTTGACATTTGGCCTGTGAGCTGATTTGTGAAGTAACTACACTTGTACTAGCTGGATGTATCTGGCTTCTCAGTTCACTGCTCTGTGATTGACTGGACAGCATCTGGTGACCCTgtcaaaaaggaaaggaggaagaaaccaAATCGCAGTTCTTCATTACCCACTAGGCAAAGTATTACTGCCCACCCTCCCCCGGTCTTAGAATAGGGATGAAGACAATTTCTCAGTGCACAAACATTGTCTTCCCCTTGTCAACATCAAGGATTATGCATCTGGAAGTATCAGTGCTAATACTGCGGGTGACATTTTTGGTTATTCGGGGACTTATGAAGACCCTAAAAACTGAAGTTTTGGCCTAATTTTGTAG is part of the Dromiciops gliroides isolate mDroGli1 chromosome 4, mDroGli1.pri, whole genome shotgun sequence genome and encodes:
- the B3GALNT2 gene encoding UDP-GalNAc:beta-1,3-N-acetylgalactosaminyltransferase 2 isoform X5 — its product is MRNWLVLLCPCLLGAALHLWLRLRSPLPAGASSSGAGPADQLTLFPQWKSRHYDVVVGVLSARNNHELRSVIRNTWLKHLKQHPDLSQRVLVKFIIGAHGCNVPVEDREDPYSCKLLNITNPILNQEIEAFSLPEGTASGFSEDQIVSVSFRVLYPIVITSLGVFYDAGDVGFQRNITVKVYQAEQEEALLSARFSPPSCGVQVNRLWYKPVEQFILPESFEGTIVWESQDLQGLVSRNLHKVTVNDGGGVFRIVTAGEGALPYEFMEGVEGVAGGFIYTIQASD